The Phaeodactylum tricornutum CCAP 1055/1 chromosome 8, whole genome shotgun sequence genome has a window encoding:
- a CDS encoding predicted protein: MAQNPLIGKNISLISKKNIRYEGVLYSINEQNATVALQNVRSFGTEGREATEQWLAFVGPSDDVHPFLMFRGQDIKDLHVHEAGAEAVTPAPPPPEPTSKPAVQAPIPAPTHSPVPPKPAATTKPEAAPQNSATIPQKSMERGHNDNRRPRGKSGAAPGTGASLLNRKARGVVTEGDAVQPPRDDFDFQSNLEQFKKEDEEADEAAETLDRGPSAYAKDDFFDSISCDAIDKQSGVNNRLRGAEERSLNTETFGAVALDNRSSLKLDAMLVPIMMA, encoded by the exons ATGGCGCAAAATCCGTTGATAG GAAAAAATATCTCTTTAATTTCGAAGAAGAATATTCGCTATGAAGGAGTCCTTTACTCTATCAACGAGCAGAACGCAACGGTAGCTTTACAGAACGTTCGATCCTTCGGAACCGAAGGTCGGGAAGCGACGGAACAATGGTTAGCCTTCGTGGGTCCCTCGGATGACGTTCATCCTTTTTTGATGTTTCGGGGACAAGATATTAAGGATCTGCACGTGCACGAAGCGGGAGCGGAGGCCGTCACTCCAGCACCGCCCCCACCGGAACCTACGTCAAAGCCTGCCGTACAAGCACCGATCCCAGCGCCTACGCACTCACCAGTTCCACCAAAGCCAGCTGCGACAACCAAACCGGAAGCCGCTCCGCAGAACTCGGCGACCATACCGCAAAAGAGCATGGAGCGCGGTCACAACGACAACCGACGCCCACGTGGAAAGAGCGGAGCAGCTCCGGGAACGGGCGCTAGTCTGCTCAACCGTAAAGCACGGGGAGTTGTAACAGAAGGTGATGCTGTGCAACCCCCTCGGGACGACTTTGATTTCCAGTCGAATTTGGAACAATTTAAAAAAGAAGATGAGGAAGCGGATGAAGCTGCGGAAACTTTGGATAGAGGTCCATCTGCGTACGCGAAGGATGATTTTTTCGACTCCATTTCGTGCGATGCTATTGATAAGCAATCAGGCGTCAACAACCGACTGCGTGGTGCAGAGGAGAGGAGTTTGAATACAGAGACCTTTGGCGCTGTTGCTTTAGATAACA GATCGAGCCTTAAATTAGATGCTATGCTTGTTCCTATCATGATGGCATGA
- a CDS encoding predicted protein yields MVVESSELDKPATRIKAVLFDLDGTLLDTEALSDKAILEVLGPSLVPARVWKECQEDNVRMPWELKKQLLGLRGSEWAPKVIKYAHEKWNVPLDDTRTAMTVQGLWNGWEEALNRLCEEVEACPGAAELVTQLARVGLPMALATSSRQSAVDKKRKRHGTMFQHIQAIVPGDHPAVQNGKPAPDIYLEAARQLGMDPTECLVFEDALSGVRSGKAAGCTVVAVPDPRFSSEEKQAFQDEADVVVSSLWDFDGRRWGIDVHLAKRTAG; encoded by the coding sequence ATGGTGGTAGAATCATCAGAGCTCGATAAACCTGCCACTCGGATCAAAGCAGTCCTCTTTGATTTGGACGGAACACTGCTGGATACGGAAGCCTTGAGCGACAAGGCGATTTTGGAAGTATTGGGTCCTTCGTTAGTGCCCGCCAGAGTCTGGAAGGAATGCCAAGAAGACAACGTTCGAATGCCTTGGGAGCTAAAAAAGCAACTCCTGGGATTGCGAGGATCCGAGTGGGCTCCCAAAGTCATCAAATATGCTCACGAAAAGTGGAACGTTCCCCTGGACGACACGCGTACAGCCATGACCGTCCAAGGCCTTTGGAACGGTTGGGAAGAGGCTTTGAATCGACTGTgtgaagaagtcgaagcgtGTCCAGGAGCTGCAGAGCTGGTCACACAGCTCGCTAGGGTCGGACTACCCATGGCCTTGGCAACGTCGAGTCGTCAGTCGGCCGTCgacaaaaagcgaaaacgtCACGGAACCATGTTTCAGCACATTCAAGCGATAGTCCCGGGAGATCATCCAGCGGTCCAGAATGGAAAGCCCGCTCCGGATATTTACCTGGAAGCGGCGCGGCAATTGGGGATGGATCCCACGGAATGCCTAGTATTCGAAGATGCGTTGTCAGGAGTAAGATCAGGCAAAGCGGCTGGCTGTACAGTCGTCGCAGTTCCAGACCCACGATTTTCCAGtgaagaaaagcaagcaTTCCAGGACGAAGCTGATGTCGTGGTCAGTAGTCTCTGGGATTTCGACGGTCGTCGCTGGGGAATCGATGTCCACCTTGCAAAGCGGACCGCTGGTTAG